TGTTCGATCGATGTGCTGGCGCCGGATGCGGTGGATGTGTTGAAGGACATCTTGAATCGCGGTTGCTCGGGCATCCGGTTCTTTACCACCGGCACGACCATGCCGGGGCAGGCAGACTGGCTGAACGACCCGCGCAGCTATCCGGTCTGGGAACATGCGCAGAAGGTCAACCTGCCGATCTGCGTACAGGCCAACCCCGCGGGCATGACGATGTTGCGCGAGATGATGGACCGCTATCCCGCCGTGACCGTGGTCCTGGACCATGCAGGTCGGGCAGACGTCTCAGACGGGCCGCCCTTCAAGGAAGCGCAGACGATCTTCGATCTGGCCCCGGCCTATCCCCAACTGGTGGTCAAGTTCACCCCGGCAGTCATCGGGCGCGCCCGGCAGGGCAAGTCCACACCCGAAACCTTTGTGCCGATGCTGGTCGAGGCCTTCGGCCCTGAGCGTATGATGTGGGGCTCGAACTTCCCGGCCTCGCCAGGCGGGCTGGCGGCCATAGCCGAGGAGAGCGAAACGGTGCTGGCCTTTCTGCCCAAGGCCAAGGTGGAACAGATCATGTCGGGCACCGCGCAGCGGCTGTATCCGACGCTGGCGGATTGAGGAGAACCTGCATGACCACATTCAAGACCGTTCTGGGGCCGCATGAGGCGGTTGCCGCCATTAAGTCGGGTGAGCTGAAGCTGTCGACCGGGGATCTGGAATTTACCGATTTCAAGGAAACCCACCACGCGTTCAAGCCGATGATTGAACGTCAGGCCTTTGATCTGTGTGAAATGGCGATCACCACCTTGATCCTTGCCAAATCCTATGGCCGTCCGCTTCATCTGCTTCCGGCAGTGATGATCGGGCGGCTGCAGCAGCCCTTTGCCTCGGTCAATGCGAATGTGCAGATGTCCGGTCCCGGCGATCTGCGCGGCAAGCGGATCGGTGTGAGGTCCTTTGCGCAAACCACGGTCACTTGGCAGCGGGGCATCCTGAAATGCGACTATGACGCCGATTTCGATGGCGTGCAGTGGATCAAATTCGAAGACGGCCATGTGCCTGAAGCACCCGATCCCGCCATTCAAGCGCCCGAGGGGCGCAAGATGGGCGAGATGATCAAGGCGGGCGAGCTGGATATCTCATTGGGCCTGAAGGCCGAGGGCGAAGAGCTCTACCCGCTGTTCGGCCCCGATCCCGAGGCGGTGGCGCAGGAATGGTATCACAAGCACGGCTGCTTCGCGATCAACCATGTCATTGCTGTTCCCGAGACGATGGTGGCCGACCATTTGGATGTGATTGCCGATTTCTGGGGCCTGCTGCGTCAGAACAAGGCTATGACACCGCACAGGGGTCACGGACCGGATCCCAAGCCACTTGGTTTTGGCGAGAACCGCAAGTCGATCGAACTGCTGATCCACTACATGAACGAACTGAATATGTTACGAGTGCCGATGACCGTGGATGACTTGATCGACCCGCGTATCCGCGAGGCAATCGGCGAATAGCCTTTTTCTCTGGCGGCCGACTTCACCATCTGACCCGCCACCGGAGCGATCCGGGGCGGGTTTTCGCGACGGGTTGCCGAGGGCACAAAGGAAGGCCGCGTTCAGGGGGGAACGCGGCCTTCGGTAGTCGCCCACCATCGCAAGGCTCAGGCGGGCGAATTTTGTAGGTGACAGGCTACGAAATGCCCCGGTGCCGCTTCGGTCAGGCGGGGTGTTACCTCGGCGCAGACCGGCATGGCATGGATGCAGCGGGTGCGGAACGGGCAGCCCGAGGGCGGGTTGAGCGGGCTGGGCACTTCTCCGGTGAGGATGATCTCCTCCTTATGGATATCCGGATGCGAGGGTAGTGCGGCCGAGTAGAGGGCCTGCGTATAGGGATGCAGCGGCCGCAACGACAACTCGTCGCTGTCTGCAATCTCTACGAGCTTGCCCAGATACATAACGCCGATGCGGTTGCTCATGTGCCGCACCACCGCCAGATCATGTGCGATCAGGAAGTAGGCCACACCATTTTCCTGCTGGAGATCCTTCAGCAGGTTCATGATCTGCGCCCGGATGGACACATCCAGCGCCGAGACGGGTTCGTCCAGCACGATCATGCTGGGCTCCAGCGCCAGTGCGCGGGCAATGGCGATGCGCTGGCGCTGGCCGCCCGAGAA
This genomic stretch from Paracoccus methylovorus harbors:
- a CDS encoding amidohydrolase family protein; translation: MLIKRVDTHPHIVSPDTTKYPLAPLGGKRSDWSAEKHSNTVGELIAAMDDAGVAKAAVVHSSTTYGYDNSLVLDAVASYPDRLTAVCSIDVLAPDAVDVLKDILNRGCSGIRFFTTGTTMPGQADWLNDPRSYPVWEHAQKVNLPICVQANPAGMTMLREMMDRYPAVTVVLDHAGRADVSDGPPFKEAQTIFDLAPAYPQLVVKFTPAVIGRARQGKSTPETFVPMLVEAFGPERMMWGSNFPASPGGLAAIAEESETVLAFLPKAKVEQIMSGTAQRLYPTLAD
- a CDS encoding ABC transporter ATP-binding protein — translated: MPDVILEVEGIKKHFPVRQGSLISPETGWLKAVDGVDFTIAEGETLGLVGESGCGKSTTSKLVLLLEDLTDGTIRFRGKDVAQFTAEDSRAYRRAIQAVFQDPYSSLSPRLRVKDIVGEPVRVNTDMRGARLLDRVRKVLCDVGLSDPSVPFNYPHEFSGGQRQRIAIARALALEPSMIVLDEPVSALDVSIRAQIMNLLKDLQQENGVAYFLIAHDLAVVRHMSNRIGVMYLGKLVEIADSDELSLRPLHPYTQALYSAALPSHPDIHKEEIILTGEVPSPLNPPSGCPFRTRCIHAMPVCAEVTPRLTEAAPGHFVACHLQNSPA